A DNA window from Calditrichota bacterium contains the following coding sequences:
- the pruA gene encoding L-glutamate gamma-semialdehyde dehydrogenase has translation MLPEFKNQAYLDFSIPENRRRMEEELEKAEANFGKEYDLYIGGRWMKAPERFESRNPSDKDQIIGVFQKASSKEVDQAIAAGLKAFESWKWVPAKERAAVLLRASQIMQRRRIEIDAWMVLEEGKNWLEADADVAEAIDFLEFYAREMLRYGSPQPVTPVPGEFPELFYIPLGMGAVIPPWNFPMAILAGMTSAAIVTGNTVLLKPASDAPKMGHIFTEIMIEAGLPAGVLNYVTGGGASIGDYIVKHPKIRFISFTGSRDVGLRINELAAKHQEGQLWIKRVVAEMGGKDAIVVDAETDLEKAAAATIASAYGFQGQKCSAASRVIVHRDVYDRFVDLLVQKASKITVGPVKDVKNYMGPVINQAALEKVLYYVDIGKKEGTLVYGGKKIDGNGFFVEPTIIKDVSRDSRVAQEEIFGPVLAVIKANDFDDAIDIANSTEYGLTGAVWSVNRDHILKAKNEFHVGNLYINRKCTGALVGGHPFGGFNMSGTDSKAGGRDYLLLFLQAKSVSEKLDY, from the coding sequence ATGTTACCGGAATTTAAAAATCAGGCCTACCTGGACTTTTCCATTCCCGAAAATAGAAGAAGAATGGAGGAGGAACTGGAAAAAGCAGAGGCCAATTTCGGGAAAGAATATGATCTTTACATCGGCGGTCGTTGGATGAAAGCTCCGGAGAGATTTGAGTCGCGAAATCCAAGCGACAAAGATCAGATAATCGGTGTTTTTCAAAAAGCCTCATCAAAGGAGGTCGATCAGGCGATTGCGGCCGGGTTAAAGGCGTTTGAATCGTGGAAATGGGTTCCTGCGAAGGAACGCGCGGCCGTCCTTCTGCGAGCCTCTCAAATTATGCAGAGAAGGCGGATTGAAATCGATGCCTGGATGGTTTTGGAAGAGGGTAAGAATTGGCTGGAAGCCGATGCGGATGTTGCAGAAGCCATCGATTTTTTGGAATTTTATGCCCGCGAAATGCTGCGCTACGGATCCCCTCAACCGGTTACCCCGGTTCCGGGAGAGTTTCCTGAATTATTTTATATTCCGCTGGGAATGGGGGCGGTTATTCCTCCCTGGAATTTCCCCATGGCCATTCTTGCAGGGATGACCAGTGCAGCCATTGTAACCGGGAATACGGTACTTTTAAAACCGGCCAGCGATGCCCCCAAGATGGGACATATTTTTACGGAAATTATGATTGAAGCGGGATTACCGGCAGGTGTTCTGAATTATGTTACAGGCGGCGGCGCCTCTATTGGCGATTATATTGTGAAGCATCCCAAAATTCGATTCATTTCCTTTACCGGTTCCCGGGATGTGGGCTTGCGGATCAATGAACTGGCTGCCAAACATCAGGAGGGACAGCTCTGGATTAAGCGCGTCGTGGCGGAAATGGGCGGAAAGGATGCCATTGTTGTGGACGCCGAAACGGATCTGGAAAAGGCGGCCGCGGCAACCATCGCGTCGGCTTATGGATTCCAGGGTCAAAAATGTTCGGCCGCTTCGCGGGTTATTGTTCACCGGGATGTTTACGATCGCTTCGTGGATTTACTGGTTCAAAAGGCCTCGAAAATTACGGTTGGCCCCGTTAAGGATGTCAAAAATTATATGGGACCTGTGATCAATCAGGCTGCTCTGGAAAAGGTGTTATATTATGTGGACATTGGGAAAAAAGAGGGGACACTTGTTTACGGAGGCAAGAAGATTGATGGAAATGGTTTTTTTGTCGAACCTACTATCATCAAAGATGTTTCCAGAGACTCTCGCGTGGCGCAGGAGGAAATATTCGGTCCCGTTTTGGCGGTTATTAAGGCGAATGATTTTGATGATGCCATCGACATTGCCAATAGTACGGAATATGGCCTAACCGGGGCTGTGTGGAGTGTAAACCGGGATCACATTTTAAAAGCAAAAAATGAATTTCACGTAGGTAATCTGTACATTAATCGGAAATGCACCGGCGCATTGGTGGGCGGCCATCCATTTGGCGGTTTTAATATGTCTGGTACAGATTCAAAGGCCGGCGGCCGCGATTATTTGCTATTATTTTTGCAGGCAAAATCTGTTTCTGAAAAATTGGATTATTAA
- a CDS encoding deoxynucleoside kinase, with amino-acid sequence MQENPFYLVIAGNIGVGKTTLTHIIEEKLGWTPYYEKVVENPYLALFYQNMERWGFHSQIFFLTHRFKAHLEFQNARSPIVQDRSIFEDAEVFAENLYQQGLMQKQDYATYRDLYEAIIQSIRSPDLILYLKASPWTLLTRIRKRWRDVERNIDKEYLFQLNLRYEYWIRKIESEIPVLIVETDQKDFVENVEWRDEVLATILEHYRSHLKTNQY; translated from the coding sequence ATGCAAGAAAATCCGTTCTATCTGGTTATTGCAGGAAATATTGGCGTCGGTAAAACGACACTGACACATATTATTGAGGAAAAGTTAGGCTGGACGCCCTATTACGAAAAGGTTGTCGAAAACCCCTACCTGGCCCTTTTTTATCAAAATATGGAGCGATGGGGATTTCATTCTCAAATATTTTTCCTGACCCATCGGTTTAAGGCCCATCTGGAATTTCAAAATGCACGCTCACCCATTGTACAGGACAGAAGTATTTTTGAGGATGCAGAGGTTTTTGCTGAAAACCTCTATCAACAGGGCCTCATGCAAAAACAGGATTATGCCACGTATCGCGATCTTTACGAAGCTATTATTCAATCCATCCGGTCCCCGGATCTTATCCTTTATCTGAAGGCTTCTCCATGGACGTTACTTACCCGAATTCGAAAACGGTGGAGAGATGTCGAACGCAATATCGATAAGGAATATTTATTTCAACTTAATCTAAGATATGAATACTGGATCCGAAAAATTGAATCGGAAATACCTGTTCTAATTGTAGAAACGGATCAAAAAGATTTTGTTGAAAATGTCGAATGGCGGGATGAAGTTTTGGCCACAATTCTGGAACACTATCGTTCACATTTGAAGACAAATCAATACTAA
- a CDS encoding tetratricopeptide repeat protein yields the protein MKKVIIAIGFIFVMSQMAMGTVRSSTLSQKELDRAATKVYKTALDQMKTGNYWKAAQNLIVITDYYSDYKNLDAVLYNLGTCLFHLELYNAAEKIYVYLIKNYLDSPYVANAVYGLERVYYTDRMYNKALTYFQVITEKFPTMNEMDGAYYYAGQSYFYLNDYTQSILTLKRVSSKSSFRGYALYTMGLGYLKKKISIRPLSHSNIS from the coding sequence ATGAAAAAAGTAATTATAGCGATTGGTTTTATTTTTGTGATGTCTCAAATGGCAATGGGAACCGTTCGGAGTAGTACCCTTTCGCAAAAGGAGCTTGACCGGGCGGCAACCAAGGTTTACAAAACGGCTCTGGATCAAATGAAAACGGGCAATTACTGGAAGGCCGCCCAGAACCTGATTGTCATTACCGATTACTACAGCGATTATAAAAATCTTGATGCGGTTTTGTACAATCTGGGAACCTGCCTTTTCCATCTTGAACTTTACAATGCTGCTGAAAAAATTTATGTCTATTTGATTAAAAATTATTTGGATTCCCCTTATGTGGCAAATGCCGTCTATGGCCTGGAACGGGTCTACTATACAGATCGGATGTATAACAAAGCGTTGACCTATTTTCAAGTCATTACGGAAAAATTTCCCACCATGAATGAAATGGATGGGGCGTATTACTATGCTGGACAAAGCTATTTTTATCTGAATGATTATACGCAATCCATTCTTACGCTAAAACGGGTCTCTTCCAAAAGCTCATTCAGGGGGTATGCCCTTTATACCATGGGGCTTGGCTATCTAAAAAAAAAAATATCGATAAGGCCATTGAGTCATTCGAATATATCCTGA
- a CDS encoding tetratricopeptide repeat protein, translating into MKKVSPRSAEYGKALLGLAWGYIKSKEYQNAVPPLEIFLKRYPHSEYIPEVYLLLGQANLKLHLYDKSIFYFNKILERFPNNKKNEQEIRSIAENIDKEQKQIKNIQVNLLLLETRLLNTIQLTTPKKYIPKFMFEEKKKLEKKRRLLLREIILERNEYRNLQDQIQQLKLVYEKRDKDWRSYAEYGISRALYLKEREQ; encoded by the coding sequence TTGAAAAAAGTTTCACCGAGAAGTGCAGAATATGGAAAGGCTTTGTTGGGGTTGGCTTGGGGATATATAAAATCCAAAGAATACCAAAATGCAGTTCCGCCTCTTGAGATCTTTTTAAAGAGATATCCCCATAGTGAATATATACCAGAAGTTTATCTGTTATTGGGACAGGCCAATTTAAAACTTCACCTTTATGACAAGTCTATCTTCTATTTTAATAAAATATTGGAACGATTTCCGAATAACAAAAAAAATGAGCAGGAAATCCGGTCAATAGCCGAAAATATTGATAAAGAACAGAAACAGATAAAAAATATTCAGGTCAATTTGTTGCTTTTGGAGACGCGTCTGTTAAATACCATACAATTGACGACGCCCAAAAAGTATATTCCAAAATTTATGTTTGAAGAAAAAAAGAAGTTGGAGAAAAAGCGCCGCCTGTTATTGCGGGAGATTATTTTAGAGAGAAATGAATACAGAAACCTACAAGATCAAATTCAGCAATTGAAGTTGGTCTATGAAAAGAGAGATAAGGACTGGCGCAGTTATGCAGAATATGGTATTTCTAGAGCCCTCTATTTGAAAGAACGGGAGCAATAA